The genomic interval GACTGGTCGTAGCCGACCGGAACCTGTTACCGCACAGCGAAACACTCGGTGTGTCGTGGTGTAGGACTCATTGATCTGCGGCCCGCCCGGCGTAGCCTTTACTACGACACGTCGTAGTACGGCAGCAGGGAGGGCCCATGGGCACCGGCAGTGCGGGAATCCGTCCACACCCGATGGGCTCGGTCGCGCCCGGATTCGGTGGGGCGCGGTCATGAACGTCGTGGACGTCTCGCGGTGGCAGTTCGGGATCACCACCGTCTACCACTTCATCTTCGTGCCACTCACGATCGGGCTCGCGCCGCTGGTCGCCGGATTCCAGACGGCGTGGGTGGTCACCGGCCAGGAACGCTGGTACCGGCTGACGAAATTCTTCGGCAAGCTGTTCCTGATCAACTTCGCCCTCGGCGTGGCCACCGGCATCGTGCAGGAATTCCAGTTCGGCATGAACTGGAGCGAGTACTCGCGCTTCGTCGGCGACATCTTCGGCGCGCCACTGGCGTTGGAGGGCCTGGTCGCCTTCTTCATGGAGTCGACGTTCCTCGGGCTGTGGATCTTCGGCTGGACGCGGCTGCCGAAATGGGTGCACCTGGCGACGATCTGGATGGTCGCGATCGGCGTGAACGCCTCGGCGTACTTCATCGTCGCCGCCAACTCCTTCATGCAGCATCCGGTCGGCGCGCACTACAACCCCGAGACCGGCCGCGCCGAACTGCACAGCATCATGGCGGTGCTCACCAACAACACGGCGCTGGCGGCCTTTCCACACGTGGTGGCGGGCGCGTTCATCACCGCGGGCACATTCGTGGCCGGTATCGCCGGATGGTGGATGGTGCGCAATGCCCGCTCGGGCGACGAGCGCAGGATGGCCGAGGCGCGCCGGTTGTGGCGGCCCGCCGGGCTGGTGGGCATGTGGGTGATCGTCGTCGCGGGAATCGCGCTGGTGTACACCGGTGACGTCCAGGGCAAGCTGATGTTCGAGCAGCAGCCGATGAAGATGGCGTCGGCGGAATCGTTGTGCCACACCGCGACCGACCCGGAATTCTCCGTCCTGACCGTCGGCACGCACAACAACTGCGACAGCGTCACGCACGTCATCGAGGTGCCCGGGGTGCTGCCGTGGCTGGCCGAGGGGAAGTTCAGCGGGGTGCGGCTCGAGGGCGTCAAGGACCTCCAGGAGAGCTACAACGAGAAGTTCGGGCCCGGCGACTACCGGCCGAATCTGTTCGTCACCTACTGGTCGTTCCGGGCCATGATCGGCTGGGTGGCCGGTTCGGGAGCCATCGCGCTGCTCGGCTTCTGGATGACCAGGCGCGGGCGAGTCCCGGATCAGCGCTGGTTCTCGTGGTTGAGCCTGCTCGTCATTCCGACGCCGTTCCTGGCCAACAGTTCCGGCTGGGTGTTCACCGAAATGGGGCGTCAGCCCTGGGTGGTCGCGCCCAACCCGACCGGAGACCTGGATATCCGAATGACGGTGCAGCAGGGCGTTTCCGGCAATACCGCGGGGACGGTGCTGTTCTCGCTGATCGTGTTCACGCTGCTGTACGGCGTGCTGGCGGTGGTGTGGTTCTACCTGATGCGCCGCTACGTCGTCACCGGGCCCGAGGAACCGGCCGCCGCGGCCCCCGCCGCGCCGAGCGGGGCCGAGCCCGTCGAGAAGCTGTCGTTCGCCTACTAGGAGCCGATGATGAGTCTGCCCGAATTCTGGTTCTTGCTGATCGGCATCCTGTTCACCGGCTATTTCGTGCTGGAGGGTTTCGACTTCGGGGTCGGCATGCTGATGCCGATCCTCGGCCGCGGCGACGAGACCCGAAAACGCGTCCTGCTCAACACAATCGGACCGGTGTGGGACGGGAACGAAGTGTGGTTGCTGGTCGGTGGCGGCGCCATGTTCGCCGCCTTCCCGGAGTGGTACGCCAGCCTGTTCTCCGGGTTCTACCTGGCGCTGCTGCTGATCCTGGTGGGCCTGATCGCGCGGGCCTGCGCGATCGAGTGGCGTGGCAAGATCGACGATCCGAAGTGGCGGCGGTGGGCCGACGTCGGCATCGGAGCGGGTTCGTGGATACCGGCTTTCGCCTGGGGGCTGGCGTTCGCGAACATGGTGCACGGGGTCCGGCTCAACGCCGACAAGCACATCGAGGGCGGCCTGCTGCCGCTGTTCAACGGCTACGGCCTGCTCGGCGGGCTGACCACTATGCTGCTGTTCCTGCTGCACGGCGTGGTGTTCGTGAGCCTCAAAACCGGCGGGGAGGTCCGGGCGTCGGCGGTGAAACTCGAACGGCTGCTGTGGATTCCGACGGCCGTCGCGGCCGGGGCGTTCGGGTTGTGGACGCAGCTGGCCTACGGCAGGGACTGGACCTGGGCGATGGTCGGGCTGGCGGTGGCGGGCCTGCTGCTGGCCGGGGCGGCCCTGTACCTGGGCAAGGGGAAGGCGCACGGCGCCAAGGCCGACGGCTGGGCGTTCCTCGGCACCGCGGTGACCATCGTGGGGGCGGTGGTGCTGCTGTTCGGTTCGCTGTATCCGAACGTGCTGCCCTCGACCATCGACGCCGCCTACAGCCTGACCGTCGACAACGCCTCGTCGACGCCCTACACGCTGAAGATCATGAGCTGGTGCGCGGTGATCCTGACGCCGATGGTGCTGGTGTACCAGGGGTGGACGTACTGGGTGTTCCGCAAGCGGCTCACCACCGAACAGATTCCGCCGGCGATCGGTCTGCCGGTGGGCGCCTCGAGGAGCTGACCGTGGCCCGACCCGTCGACCCGCGGCTGTGGCGGTACGCCCGCGCGGCGCGTCCGTATCTCCTTGTGAGCGTGGGGCTTTCGCTGGTCATCACCGTCGGCATCGTGGTGGCGGCGCTGGCGCTGGCGCGGGTCCTGGCCGGGGTGATCACCGATCCGGGGCGGCGGACGCTCGGTTCCTGGACGGCCGAGCTGGCGGTGTTCGCGCTCGCGGTCGCCGCTCGCGCGGCGGCGACCTGGTGGCAGGCGCGGCTGGCGCATCGGGCGGGCGCCCAGGTGGTGGCGGAGCTGGAGGGAGCGGTGCTGGCGGCGGCCGCGGAGCTGCCACCGCGCGAATTGGATTCGCGCCGAACCGAACTGGCGGTCGTGGTCGGCAACGGGCTGAGCGGTCTGCGGGCCTACCTGACCGGTTATCTACCCGCGCTGCTGCTCGCGGTGCTGGCGCCGCCGATCGTGCTCGCGGTGATCGCCATCCACGACCTCACCGCGGGCGCGATCATCCTGGTGACCCTGCCGCTGATCCCACTGTTCATGGTGCTGATCGGGCTGATGACGCAGGGCCGCGCCGCCGCGACGCTGGAGGCGACCACCCGGCTGTCGGACCAGCTGTTGGACCTGTTCGCGGGGATGCCCACCCTGCGGGCGCTGGGGCGGGAAACCGGCACGGCGGCAGCGGGTTCGGGGCGCGATGGTTCCCGGTGTCGTGACGATCGGCCGCTCGCGTCCGGCCCGTCCGGGAACGGTGCGGACGGACTCCGGCGGACGCAGCGGGACCGGGTGCGGGCGCTCGGGGAATCGCTGCACACGCGGACCATGGCGGCGCTGCGGGTCGCCTTCCTGTCGTCGATGGTGCTGGAGTTGCTGGCCACGCTGTGTGTCGCGCTGGTGGCGGTGTCGATCGGGATGCGGCTGGTGTACGGGCATATGAGTCTGTACGCCGGGTTGGTGGGATTGATCCTGGCGCCCGAGGTGTACCTACCGCTACGCGCGGTCGGTGAGCGATTCCATGCCGCGCAGGACGGGATGGCCGCCGCCGCAAAGGCTTTCGCGGTGCTGGAGCCCGCGCGGCAGGGGCCGGAACGGGCCGCGAGACAAGGCGGCTCACCGGGCTTGGTGGCGGGACAGGGCGACCTGCCGGAGCGGGCGGCGGGACAAGGTGACCTACCGGAGTGGGCGGCGGGACGGGGCGGCTTCCCGAAGTGTCGTGGTGTCATAGGGATTCGGGATCTCACCGTGCGCGGGCGGGACGGTGACGCTCCCGACGGCTTGTCGGCGGTGTTGCGGCCCGGCGAGGTCACCGTGCTGACCGGGGCCAACGGCTGCGGTAAATCGACAGTGCTGCAGGCGATCCTGGGATTGATCGAACCCGATCGGGGTACCGTGACCGTCGACGGAATCCCCGTGCCCGAACTGGACCCCGAACGCTGGTGGTCGCAGCTGGCATGGCTGCCGCAGCGGCCGGTGCTGCTACCGGGCACCCTGCGGGAAAACTTGGAGCTGTTCGGGGCTCGCGCCGAAACGCCGTCGGGCGGTCCGGTGCGTGTGCTCGGCGATCTCGAAGCTGCCTGCGCCGCAACGGGATTCGACGCCGTCCTGGAAGAGTTGCCCGAGCGCTGGGACACCGTCGTCGGCACCGGCGGCCTGGGGCTTTCCCTCGGCCAGCGCCAACGCCTGGCCTTGACCCGCGTCCTCGCCTCCGACCGCCCCGTGCTGCTACTGGACGAGCCCACCGCACACCTCGACGCCGCCGCCGAGGCCACGGTCCTGGCGGCCTTGTCCGACCGCGCCCGCGCCGGGGCGACCGTCGTCGTGGTCGCCCACCGCCCCACTCTGCTCGCCGCCGCCGACCGGGTGGTCGAGGTCGCGGCGGCACCCATCGTCGATGCGTTCGACCCGGGCGCGGACCGCGCCGAGCGATCCGGCCGCACCACAGCCGAATCCGATCCGACCGGGAACGCGGCCTCCTGGCCCGAAGGCGGTGGCAGACGCCTGGATGCCGCTTTCGTGCCGGCCCGGAACGGGTCGGTGGACGCGGTCCGCACCGCCGGTGCCGGACCCGAGGATCGGATGCGCCGATGAGGCAGGGGCTCAACGATTTCCGCCGCCTCCGGGAGCTGCTGGAGCTGTCCCGATGGCGTATCGCCGTATCGATCGGGTGGGGCACGCTCGCGCTCGGCAGCGGACTGGCCCTGGCCGCCCTGGCGGCGTGGTTGATCGCCCGCGCCTGGCAGATGCCGCCCGTGCTGGATTTGAGCGTGGCGGTGGTCGCGGTCCGCGCACTGGGCATCGCGCGCGGGCTGTGCCGGTATCTCGAGCGCCTGGCGACCCACGATGTCGCCCTGCGGGCCATGACCACGGCCCGCACCCGCGTGTACTCGGCCCTTGCCGCCGCGGATATCTGGACACTGCGGCGCGGCGGTTCGTCCGCACCGCTCGACAACGATCCGACGCGGCTGCGGCGGGGCGATCTGCTCACCCGGATCGGCACCGACATCGATGATCTCGGTGCGGTCGTGGTGCGGGCGTTCGTGCCGATCGCGGTGGCGGTGGTGTTGTCGACGGCCGCGATCGGACTGCTCGCTACGGTCTCGCTCGCCGCGGCGGGTGTGCTCGCGCTCGCGCTCGCGGTCGCCGGAATCGTGGCGCCGTGGCTGTCCGCGTGGGCCGCACGGGCGGCCGAGACGGCGGTGCGCGCGGACCGCCGGATGTTCACGGCCGCCGCGGTCACCGTGCTCGACCACGCTCCCGAACTGCGCGTCGCCGGACGCCTGAACAGCGCACTCGGCGAGGCTGCCGCCGCCGGACAGCGGGCCGTCGCCGCCGAGGACCGCGCGGCCTCCCGCAGCGCCTGGGCGGCGGCCGCCACCCCGCTGTCGGTCGGGGCCAGCGTCCTCGGCGCGCTGCTCATCGGAATCATGCTGTACGGCAGCGGAACCGGCGCACCCGCCGACCCCCTGCAACCCGCACCCCCGGGCGGCATCACGCCGATGGCCCTGGCCGTCCTGGTACTCCTGCCGTTGTCGGCCTTCGAAGCGGTCGCCGTACTCCCGGCCGCCATCCAGGCCCTCACCCACGGCCGCGCCGCCCTCCACCGCATCACCGCAATCGAACACACCCCGACGTCCAACCGCACCACCGTCGACGCCCCGGCGAGCACGCCGAGACCAACCTCCAGCGACGCAATCGCATCGGGCACCGGCACGGCGAGCGCCCCGACCCCCGGGACGGCATATGCGCCGGTGACCGATCTCCGCAGGGCCGGCCCGGCCGAAAGGCGGCTCAGCGTTGCGATCGAGCCGGAAGGACTCTCTGGCCCGCCGGGAGCGGGCGCGGGTGTATCGAGCGTGGCGCAAGCGAACCCCGCTATGCCGCAACCGGATTCGCGGACAATCCCGCCAGGCCGCAGGATCGCCGTCGTCGGACCGAGTGGGGCGGGGAAGACTACCTTGCTGATGGAGTGGGCGGGCTTGTTCGATACGCCGCGGCCGGGGGTCACGTTCTTCGCCGAGGACGCGCATCTTTTCGGTACCACAGTGCTGGAGAACCTGCGGGTGGCTCGGGGCGATCTGACCGAGGCGGAGGCGGTGGCCGCCGTGCGAGCGGTGGGGCTGGGGGACTGGCTGGACGGCCTGCCCGAGGGGTTGCACACCGAGCTGGTGGGCGGTGCGGCGGCGGTGTCCGGTGGTCAGCGGCGGCGGCTCCTGCTCGCCCGCGCCCTCGTCGCCCCGGCCGACGTGCTGCTGCTGGACGAACCCACCGAGCACCTGGAGGCCGACGCCGGTGCCGACCTCCTGCGCGCACTGCTGGACGAACACAGCGGACTGGTCGCCCCCGACCGCACCGTCGTGGCGGTGACCCACCAACTGCCCCCGGACCACCGCGCCGACACCGTTGTCGAAGTCCACCCCGGCGGCCGGACCACCATGCGTGCCGCCGCGCCCGCGAACTCACTCGGCACGCCTTCGCACACGACGTCGCGCTAACCGTCCGTGAGGGCTGGGAATTCCCTCCGACCAGCGCTTCCGCTGCGCGCGAAAATCCGTTGCCGACCGGCGGGATGCCCACTAGATTCGTTCGTACACGGGAAAGGAGGTGGTTCGAAGAATGAGTATTCGATGGACACGTGAGGTGGCTGTCAGCTAGCGCCACCGCTGCAGACGGATTGTCGTTCGCGCGAGCGCGGAGCTAATCCCAGGCAGCCACCCGACCCCCGAGCCCCTGGTTTGTCCGCCCGGGATCGCGAGAGGACCCCTCCGCGATAGGGTTCGGGGGTCGTTCCATTTCCGGGCCGCCGCGATGGGAGCAGGTCAGCCGATATAGCGCTGGAGGCGGGCCGAGAGCCGGGGCTTCAGCGCGCCGTCGGCCTCCACTCGCTCCTCGACATAGCCGAGGTCACCGCCCTCGACAATGCCGTAGAGGCGCTTCGCGCCACCGACGACCGCGCCGGACTGGCTGCGGATCACCACATCGGTCGCCAGCTCCCAGGAGGACTGGGTGAGCGCCTGGCCGTAGAACAGCTCGACCACACCGGAACTGTGCGTCAGCAGCAGCTCGATGACCTCGTCGTCGCCGTCGATGCCGACCCGCCAGAAGCCGCTCTCCCGCAGATCGGGGCCGGCGTACTTGCCGTCGCTGTCGAGCACCCAGGAACGCGAGTCCCACGCCAGAAAGTCGCCACCGTCGTGCGAGACGATGATCTGCTGGCCGAAGTGATAGTCGCCGCGCTCGGGATCGTTGCCCTCACCCTCGCCGCGCCACACACCGACCAGCGGTAGCAGCGCGAGCATGGACGAACTCAGATCCGGGCCCTCGCGCAGGTTCGCGGTGTCCTCCGGCAGCGGCAAACCGGACAGCTGCGGGATATTGCGAACGGCCGTCGACTTCGCACGCTCGGCGGCATCTGCGACCGCCTGGTCGCCACTGCGGCGCGCATCGCCGGACGGCGCCTCGTGCGCCGCACCGTTCGCTGCTGTTGCTTTGTCGACGTTCTCGCGCGCCGACTCTGTCACGACTCGGTGAACAGCCGGTAGAGGACGTACAGACCGAACCACGCGATCAGCACGGAGACGAGGACCAGCAGAATCTCGAAGGCAAGGACCACGATTCGAAGTCTAACGACCCCGCGACCCGGAGACGACAACGGCCCCGGGATTTCGAACCCCGGGGCCGTCGGCGGACTTGTCGCGAACGCGCCTACTTGGCGACCTTGACGTCCACGCTGTGGATGCCCGCGCCCTCCGGCTGCACCGCCGCCGAGCCGTTGCCGGCCGACGACAGCGCGCGGATGGTCCAGTTGCCCGGTGCGGCGAAGAACCGGAAATCGCCGGTGCCGGAGGCGACCACCTCGGCGGTGAATTCGTCACTGGAGTCCAGCAACCGGACGAACGCGCCACCCACGGGGTTGCCGTCGGCGTCGAGAACGCGTCCGGTCAGGACGGTTTCCTTCTCGGTGTCCACGTTGGCCGGCAGAGCCTGGCCCTGGGTAGGTGCTGCGCACATATCTATGCTCCCAACTCGATCGGTGCACCGACGAGGGAGCCGTACTCGGTCCAGCTCCCGTCGTAGTTCTTGACGTTCTTGTGGCCCAGCAGCTCCTGCAGCACGAACCAGGTGTGCGAGGAGCGCTCGCCGATGCGGCAGTAGGCGATGGTCTCCTTCTCGCCGTCGAGGCCCGCCTCCTTGTAGAGGGCGTCGAGTTCCTCGTTCGACTTGAAGGTGCCGTCCTCGTTCGCGGCCTTGGACCACGGGACGTTGATGGCGCCGGGGATGTGGCCCGGCCGCTGGCTCTGCTCCTGCGGCAGGTGCGCCGGCGCCAGGATCTTGCCGGAGAACTCGTCGGGCGAGCGCACGTCGACCAGGTTCTTGTTGCCGATCGCCGCGATGGCGTCGTCGCGGAAGGCGCGGATGGACAGGTCCTGCTCGCCGGCCTTGTAGGTGGTGGCCGGGCGGTTCACGGCTTCCTTCGACAGCGGGCGGCCGTCGAGTTCCCACTTCTTGCGGCCGCCGTCGAGCAGCTTGACGTTCTGGTGGCCGTACAGCTTGAAGTACCAGTACGCGTAGGCCGCGAACCAGTTGTTGTTGCCGCCGTAGAGCACCACGGTGTCGTCGTTGCCGATGCCGCGCGCCGACAGCAGGTCGGAGAACTGCTCCCGGTTGACGAAGTCACGCCGAACCGGATCCTGCAGGTCCTTCTTCCAGTCGAGCTTCACGGCATTCTCGATGTGGCCCGTGTCGTAGGCGGAAGTGTCCTCGTCGACCTCGACGATGACGACGCCGGCGGCGTTGAGGTTCTCTTCGACCCAGTCTGCGGAGACCAGGACATCGGAGCGAGCCATGTTGTTCCTTTCGATGTGACTTACCGGGCTAGGTGGGGGAATGGGTGGAGGCGGCCGACCGCGGGAGCAGCCGCTGGGCGAAGGGGTAGAGCAGGCAGCCCAGGCACACGCCGAAGGCCGCGTTGAGCAACGCCGCGAACAGCGCGAAACCGGCGAAGATCGCGCCCGCCACGGTGCTACCCGCGACGAAGCCGACGAAGCCGAGCACCGCGAACACGCCGCCGACCAGCTGCGCGAACCGCAATGGCGGCACCGGCTCGGTCTCCGGCGGCGGGCCGTTGCGCGGCGCGACCAGGGCCGTGTAGATCCGGCCGTACGGGCTGCGCCGGGGGCCGTGGAGGGCGCCCAGCGCGAACACCACCGCCTGCAGCGCGATCAGCACGGCCGCGAGCGGAGTGGAGAACGCGGCGGCGACCAGCACCACCACGAGCACGCCGGTGGTGATCCAGGCCGCGAAGCGGGGACCGCGCACGTCGACGCGTTCGGTCGATAAATCGGTGTCGAAACTGTTGTGGGACATCGGAGGAATCTCCTGCGCTGCATGGTTCATCTGTCAGGTATTTGCCAGATCACCGGGACCACGAAATCCGATCACGCGGTGGGAGAAAACCGGCCGGCGTCAGCGGGCAACGAAGGGCCGACCGGCTACATGCACAGGCAGCAACAACCGCCGAGGCGGCACAGATCGACTGTGCGGCGTCGGGTGAGCATCAGCTCTCGGCGGGTTTGCACGTTCAGCAGTTTACCCGGTTCGGCGCGGGAATTGGACCCGGGGTCCGAAATTCGGGTCGCTAAGCAGCGTCGCGCACGGTCAGCGGGGTGATGGCACTGTGCAGGTCGGTGGCCTTCGGAACGCCGGAGATGCGGAACCGCTCCCGGCCGTCGGCGTCGAAGATGAACGTGGTCGGCAGCGACAGCACGTTGAGTTCTCTGGCCAGCGCGGGCTCGGCGTCGATGTCGACCTCGATGTCCAGCGGCGGCTGCGGCGCCTCGGCGAGATCGGCGACCACGCCCGCCACGACCCGCCGTACCGCGTCGCACGGGCCACACCAGTCGGCGGAGAAATGCAGCACCGCGGGCGCCGAGCCGGTGACGCCGACCGCGGCCAGCAGCCGGTCGCGCTCGGCGGCGGCGTCCGCGTCGGTGGGGGTGTCGGAGGTGGCGCGGACCCGGCCCGCGCGATACCGCAGCAGCAGGCCGACGGCGACCGCGACCACCAGCACGAGTACCAGAATCGTGAGTTCGGTCATGGCCGGGCGAACCTGTTCATGTCGATCGTCATGTTCTCGCCCTCGCCTTCGACGATGATGTTGCCGCCGAGCGCCTCGACCTTGGTCGGCGGCACACCGAACGGCAGGTCCTTGGTATCGATGGTGCGGGTGAAGCGGGCCAGCACCGCCGCCTTGTCCAGCTCCGGGCGCTGGGTCGTGGTGGTGATGGCGGTGGTGTCCGCGGACTTCTCGCGGTACAGGTCGGTGGCGACGATGCGCACCTGATCGCCGTCGAGCAGCAGGTTCACCTTGACGCTGACGCTGACCTTGTCCTTGTCGCTGTCGGTGCCGTCGCTGGTGCTCGTCTCGGAGCCGGCCGGGATGGTGCCGGTGAGGATGTAGGCGCCCTGGGTGGTCGAGCCCGTGCCGCCGGAACCGCCCGTGCCGTCGGACTTGTCGGCCGGCGGCCCGGTCAGCTGCAGGTCCGGAATCTTGAACAGCCGGCCCAGCTCGACCGGCTCGATGCGCATCCGGCCCGCCACCCGATCCACCGGGACCGAGCGCATCCGGCCGTCGATCAGGTCCCCGGCGGGCAGGTGCACGCCGTTGAGCGTGGCCTCGACCAGGATCTCGCCGGGGATGTCGCGGCGGTCGGCGTGGGCCCGGATCTCGACATTGTGATAGTCGCTACGCAGCGCCTGCCCCAGATACGGGAAGCCGTGAATGGTCACCTCGGGGTCGGCGCTGAGCTCGCCCCCGGCGCGCAGCGAGCGCGAGACGCGGTATTCGGAGTAGGCCGCGGCGGTGAAATCGGCGATCACCGCGAGCGCGACCACCAGCACCAATCCGCCGATGACGCGGCGTTTCCGGCCCGCTCCCCGCGCCTTCGCACCGGCCGTGGACCGCGGGGGGAGTTCCTCGCCGGGCCGGCGATCCTGCGGGGCCCGAGCCTCGGGCGTACCCGGTGAGTTACCCATACCCGAACGATATCTGCTGCCGCGCGGCCCGGCCGCACCGTGTGGCCGTCCGGCCACCGACTCGGGTGCACCGGTTGCCTGGAATGCGTGGTCATCGGGCCGGACGCGCTAATGTAGGCACGAATTACCTGTGCGGACGAGCATGAATTCGCGAATGACACCGAGGTTGCCGCGGACATGCCAGATTGGGAGGAGAGCTGGTGGAGCTGCTCCTGCTGACCTCCGACCCGAATCCGGAGTCGGTGCTGCCGTCGTTGGCGTTGTTACCGCACAACGTCCGGCCGGCGCCGACGGAGGTCGCCTCCCTGCTGGAGGCGGGCACCGCGGATGTGGCGTTGGTGGATGCGAGAACCGATCTGGCGGCCGCCCGCGGGCTGTGCCGGTTACTCGGTAGCACCGGATCGTCGGTGCCGGTCGTCGCGGTGCTCACCGAGGGCGGCCTGGTGGCGGTGAACGCCGACTGGGGCCTGGACGACATCCTGCTGCCGGGCACCGGCCCGGCCGAACTGGATGCCCGGTTGCGACTGCTGGTGGCGCGCAACGGCGGTGCGGCCAGCCCCGAGAACTCCGGCAAGATCACCCTCGGCGAGCTGGTGATCGACGAGGGCACCTATACCGCCCGGTTGCGCGGCCGCCCGCTCGATCTCACCTACAAGGAATTCGAGCTGCTCAAGTACCTCGCGCAGCACGCCGGCCGGGTGTTCACCCGCGCTCAGCTGCTGCAGGAGGTCTGGGGGTACGACTTCTTCGGCGGCACCCGCACCGTCGATGTGCATGTGCGGCGGTTGCGCGCCAAACTCGGCAGCGAGTACGAGTCGTTGATCGGCACGGTGCGCAACGTCGGTTACAAGGCCGTGCGCCCGGCCCGCAACAGCGGCAAGGGCGAGCCGACCAGTTTCCCCGATGACACCGACGGCCCCGGCGAGGGTCTCGATGCTTCCGAGGATGCCGTGCCCTGACCCGTGCCTGGGTAGCGCGGCCGCGTGGGCGGCCGACGATGATCGTGTACGTCGCAGTCGACAGGCAGGAGGCGTCGCGTGGCTGATCGCGGCGAGCTGGATTCCGAGCAGGTGGTGGCGGGCTGGACCGATCGGGTCGCGCCCGAGACCGCGCAGCGGATCCGGGGGGTGCTGGAGCGGGCGGCCGCCGCCGACGGGGTCGAGCCCGTCTCCGAACAGGCCGTGTTGTCGCTGACGACCGCGTCCCCGGCCCGGCATCTGCTGGCCGCGCTGGACGGCGAGGTGCTCGGCTACGCGAATCTCGTTCCCGCACATGGCGATCACCCGGCGATGGCCGAGGCGGTGGTGGATCCGCGGCAGCGGGGTCGCGGCATCGGCGCCACCCTGGTCTCGACCGCGCTGGCCGCCGGCGGGCCCGGCGCCCGGGTGTGGGCGCACGGGAATCTGGCGCCCGCGCGGGCCGTGGCGGGACGGCTCGGGCTGACCGTCGCCCGCGAGCTGTGGCAAATGCGCCGCCCGTTGGCAACTCCGGAGTTACCGGAACTCGCCGTCGCACCGGACCTTCTCGTGCGCACCTACGCGGGCCCCGCGGACGACGCCGAGCTGCTGCGGGTGAACAACGCCGCTTTCGACTGGCACCCCGAACAGGGCGGGTGGTCCACCGACGATATCGCCGTGCGCCGCGACTCGCCCTGGTTCGATCCCAAGGGCCTGTTCATCGCGGTCGACCCGGCCGATCCCGGGCGGATGCTCGGCTTTCACTGGACCAAGGTGCACCCCGAGACCGCCGGGCAGCCGCCGGTAGGCGAGGTCTACGTCGTCGCGGTCGACCCGGCCGCACAGGGCCGTGGGCTGGGCCGGTTGCTGACCCTGGCCGGGCTGCACTACCTGCGCGACTGCGGGCTGGACGAGGTGCTGCTCTACACCGAGGCGGACAACACCGCGGCGGTGCACACCTACACCCGGCTGGGCTTCGAGACCGCCCACGTCGACGCCGCCTACGCCGCGCGCTGACAGCCCGCGGGACGCGAGCTCAGTAACACTGCGGCAAATGTCACAGCCGTATCGCGCAATCGCGCCGGGTTGTTCACTCTGCGTTCACTTGCCCAGGTCCAACTGTCAACCGGCCGAACCTAGGTTACTTATGGGCAGCATTCACTGCCTGGTGCGCAAGTTCGGTGCGAACAGCCACCACACGGCACCCGTCCGGTTGTTGAGGGACCGGGCGTGTACTACGCGATTCCCGGAGGAATAGGTGAATCTCAAGCGCAGCAGCGCTCTGCTCGGTGTGCTGGCCGCGGCAGGTGCGTTGACCCTGACGGCCTGCGGCAGTGACGACAACACGACCGAGACCGGCGCGGCCTCGACCGTCAAGGTCGACTGTGGCGGCAAGAAGGCGCTCAAGGCCAGCGGCTCCTCGGCGCAGAAGAACGCCATGGACCGCTTCGTCGCCGCCTACGAGGCCAACTGCGACGGCCACACGCTCGACTACACGTCCAGCGGCTCGGGCGCCGGCGTGAACGAGTTCATCGGCGGCCAGACCGATTTCGGCGGTTCGGATTCCCCGCTGGACGCGAAGAAGGACGAGCCGAACAAGGCCGCCGCCCGCTGCGGCGCCCCGGCGTGGGACCTGCCCACCGTGTTCGGCCCGATCGCCGTCACCTACAACATCGATGGCATCGACGACCTGGTGCTCGACGGCCCGACCGCGGCCAAGATCTTCAACGGCCAGATCACCAAGTGGA from Nocardia wallacei carries:
- a CDS encoding cytochrome ubiquinol oxidase subunit I, with protein sequence MNVVDVSRWQFGITTVYHFIFVPLTIGLAPLVAGFQTAWVVTGQERWYRLTKFFGKLFLINFALGVATGIVQEFQFGMNWSEYSRFVGDIFGAPLALEGLVAFFMESTFLGLWIFGWTRLPKWVHLATIWMVAIGVNASAYFIVAANSFMQHPVGAHYNPETGRAELHSIMAVLTNNTALAAFPHVVAGAFITAGTFVAGIAGWWMVRNARSGDERRMAEARRLWRPAGLVGMWVIVVAGIALVYTGDVQGKLMFEQQPMKMASAESLCHTATDPEFSVLTVGTHNNCDSVTHVIEVPGVLPWLAEGKFSGVRLEGVKDLQESYNEKFGPGDYRPNLFVTYWSFRAMIGWVAGSGAIALLGFWMTRRGRVPDQRWFSWLSLLVIPTPFLANSSGWVFTEMGRQPWVVAPNPTGDLDIRMTVQQGVSGNTAGTVLFSLIVFTLLYGVLAVVWFYLMRRYVVTGPEEPAAAAPAAPSGAEPVEKLSFAY
- a CDS encoding ABC transporter ATP-binding protein/permease → MARPVDPRLWRYARAARPYLLVSVGLSLVITVGIVVAALALARVLAGVITDPGRRTLGSWTAELAVFALAVAARAAATWWQARLAHRAGAQVVAELEGAVLAAAAELPPRELDSRRTELAVVVGNGLSGLRAYLTGYLPALLLAVLAPPIVLAVIAIHDLTAGAIILVTLPLIPLFMVLIGLMTQGRAAATLEATTRLSDQLLDLFAGMPTLRALGRETGTAAAGSGRDGSRCRDDRPLASGPSGNGADGLRRTQRDRVRALGESLHTRTMAALRVAFLSSMVLELLATLCVALVAVSIGMRLVYGHMSLYAGLVGLILAPEVYLPLRAVGERFHAAQDGMAAAAKAFAVLEPARQGPERAARQGGSPGLVAGQGDLPERAAGQGDLPEWAAGRGGFPKCRGVIGIRDLTVRGRDGDAPDGLSAVLRPGEVTVLTGANGCGKSTVLQAILGLIEPDRGTVTVDGIPVPELDPERWWSQLAWLPQRPVLLPGTLRENLELFGARAETPSGGPVRVLGDLEAACAATGFDAVLEELPERWDTVVGTGGLGLSLGQRQRLALTRVLASDRPVLLLDEPTAHLDAAAEATVLAALSDRARAGATVVVVAHRPTLLAAADRVVEVAAAPIVDAFDPGADRAERSGRTTAESDPTGNAASWPEGGGRRLDAAFVPARNGSVDAVRTAGAGPEDRMRR
- the cydB gene encoding cytochrome d ubiquinol oxidase subunit II; its protein translation is MSLPEFWFLLIGILFTGYFVLEGFDFGVGMLMPILGRGDETRKRVLLNTIGPVWDGNEVWLLVGGGAMFAAFPEWYASLFSGFYLALLLILVGLIARACAIEWRGKIDDPKWRRWADVGIGAGSWIPAFAWGLAFANMVHGVRLNADKHIEGGLLPLFNGYGLLGGLTTMLLFLLHGVVFVSLKTGGEVRASAVKLERLLWIPTAVAAGAFGLWTQLAYGRDWTWAMVGLAVAGLLLAGAALYLGKGKAHGAKADGWAFLGTAVTIVGAVVLLFGSLYPNVLPSTIDAAYSLTVDNASSTPYTLKIMSWCAVILTPMVLVYQGWTYWVFRKRLTTEQIPPAIGLPVGASRS